GAGGGCGCAGCGCACACCGCGATGCCATGATGGGCGGATGGACAGCGAGACGTACATCGGCGACGCGAAGGCGGTCGCCGAATCCCTGGACGACTTCGACGAGGACGAGATCCTCGAGGACGACGGGACCCTCCCCGAGGGCCGCTTCCTCGACCGCGAGCTGAGCTGGCTGGCCTTCAACCGCCGCGTGCTGGAGCTCGCCGAGGACCCGCAGCTGCCGGTCCTCGAGCGCGCCAACTTCCTCGCCATCTTCGCGAGCAACCTCGACGAGTTCTTCATGGTCCGCGTGGCCGGCCTCAAGCGCCGCATCGCCACCGGCCTCGCCGTCCCCACGAACATCGGCCGCACGCCCGCCGAGGTGCTGTCCGCCATCAACGAGACCGCGTACCGCCTGCAGGTCCGCCACGCGGCCGCCTTCAACGACAGCGTGCGCCCGGCGCTCGAGGAGCACGGCATCCGCATCGTCCGCTGGGACTCGCTCGACGAGGCCCAGCAGGACCGCCTGCACGAGCTGTTCTCCGAGCGGGTGTTCCCGGTGCTCATGCCCCTCGCGGTGGATCCGGCCCACCCGTTCCCCTACATCTCCGGCCTGTCGCTCAACCTCTCGGTGCGCATCCGCAACCCGAAGACGAACCGCCAGGAGTTCGCGCGCATCAAGGTGCCGCAGATGCTGCCGCGCTTCATGCCGCTCACGCCCGACACGCGCTCCGGCCCCATCGACTTCATCGCGCTCGAGGACCTCATCGCGAACCAGCTCGAGACGCTGTTCCCGGGCATGGAGATCGTCGAGCACCACGTGTTCCGCGTCACCCGCAACGAGGACGTCCAGATCGAGGAGGACGAGACCGAGAACCTCATCCAGGCCCTCGAGAAGGAGCTGCTGCGGCGCCGGTTCGGCCCGCCCATCCGCCTCGAGATATCGGACGACATGGACGCGGTCACGCTCGACCTCCTCATGCGCGAGCTCGACATCACCGAGCAGGAGGTGTTCACGCTCCCCTCCCCGCTCGACCTGGGCGGCCTGTTCGACCTCGCCAAGCTCGACCGGCCGGCGCTGCACTACCCGAACAACGTGCCGACGACCGCCGTGGCGCTGAAGCCCGCCGAGGACAACTCGCGCGCCGACATCTTCCGCTCCATCGCGCAGCAGGACATCCTGCTGCACCACCCCTACGAGTCCTTCACCACGAGCGTGCAGGCGTTCCTCGAGCAGGCGGCGGCGGATCCGCACGTGCTCGCCATCAAGCAGACCCTCTACCGCACGAGCGGCGACAGCCCCATCGTCGAGGCGCTCATCGACGCGGCCGAGGCGGGCAAGCAGGTCCTCGCGCTCGTGGAGATCAAGGCGCGCTTCGACGAGCAGGCCAACATCACGTGGGCGCGCAAGCTCGAGAAGGCCGGCGTCCACGTGGTCTACGGCGTCGCCGGGCTCAAGACCCACTGCAAGCTCGCGCTCGTCATCCGCCAGGAGAAGGGCGGCGTGCTCCGGCACTACAGCCACATCGGCACGGGCAACTACAACCCCAAGACGAGCCGCATCTACGAGGACCTCGGGCTCCTCACGGCGGACGACGTGGTGGGCAAGGACCTCACGCGCCTGTTCAACGAGCTGTCCGGCTACGGCATCGAGAAGAAGTTCAA
This is a stretch of genomic DNA from Clavibacter zhangzhiyongii. It encodes these proteins:
- a CDS encoding RNA degradosome polyphosphate kinase, which codes for MDSETYIGDAKAVAESLDDFDEDEILEDDGTLPEGRFLDRELSWLAFNRRVLELAEDPQLPVLERANFLAIFASNLDEFFMVRVAGLKRRIATGLAVPTNIGRTPAEVLSAINETAYRLQVRHAAAFNDSVRPALEEHGIRIVRWDSLDEAQQDRLHELFSERVFPVLMPLAVDPAHPFPYISGLSLNLSVRIRNPKTNRQEFARIKVPQMLPRFMPLTPDTRSGPIDFIALEDLIANQLETLFPGMEIVEHHVFRVTRNEDVQIEEDETENLIQALEKELLRRRFGPPIRLEISDDMDAVTLDLLMRELDITEQEVFTLPSPLDLGGLFDLAKLDRPALHYPNNVPTTAVALKPAEDNSRADIFRSIAQQDILLHHPYESFTTSVQAFLEQAAADPHVLAIKQTLYRTSGDSPIVEALIDAAEAGKQVLALVEIKARFDEQANITWARKLEKAGVHVVYGVAGLKTHCKLALVIRQEKGGVLRHYSHIGTGNYNPKTSRIYEDLGLLTADDVVGKDLTRLFNELSGYGIEKKFKRLLVAPLHLRKGLLKRIAVETQNALDGKPSGIRIKVNSIVDEKIIDALYRASNAGVPVQVWVRGICSLMPGKPGLSENIEVRSILGRYLEHSRVFSFVNDGDQATYIGSADMMHRNLDRRVEALVRLVHPAHLQEIEDLFDRAMADTTSAWILDADGEWTRRNEDADGNILEDLQTAVMGIVSKRKRRVLR